The DNA region TGTGGCCCGAGGTCGACGCCGACCGGCTGACTGCGCGCCGAGCGACATGGCCGCCCGGCTGCAGGCGCTTGAGCGGGAGAACCGGGAGCTTCGGCAGGCCAACGAGATCCTGCGCAACGCGTCGACGCATTTTGCGATGGCGGAGCTCGACCGCCGGTCAAAGGCACGATCGCGTTCGTCGGCGATCACCGAGAGATCCACGGGGTCGAGCCGCGCAGACATTTTACAATGGCGCCGTTGCGCAGGCCAACGTTCCAAATCGAGATCGAAAATAAGAAGCCGCTTCGCCTTGTGGCCACGTAGCCTTGGCTGCAATTCTCATAGCCAGACCCCACCGTTTCCCAATGCCCGCTCCGCTGGGAAACGCAGTTCCAATTGCGGACAAGGATCACACGATGAAGGCATTTAAGACGTTCAAGGGCATGATTGCGCTGATATCAGCGCTCGGCATGCTTGCTTCTCCCGCGCTCGCGGAGTCGCGGTCCGGTCCGTTGCGCGTCGGCACCAACGCCGCGTTTGCCCCGCCGCTCGAAGCTGCGGTCGAAGTCGCGAAGACCAAGGGCCTCGAGGTGACGCTTATCGAATTCACCGACCCAGTGACGCCGAACACCTCGCTGGCCAATGGCGAAATCGACGTCAATTATTTTCAGCATGCGCCCTTCCTCGACGTCGTGAAGAAGGCGCGCGGCTTCGATCTCGAACCGGCCGCGGTCGGCATCGCCAACCGCACCGGACTGTTCTCCAAGAAGTACAAGAGCCTCGACGAGATTCCCGTCGGCGCCCGCGTGGCATTGGCGGGCGATCCCATCAATTTCGGCCGCGGGTTGGAGCTGCTGGAGACCGCCGGCCTGATCAAACTCAGGCCCGATCACGGCCCACAGGTCAACATCGACGCCGTGATCGACAACCCCAAGCAGCTCAAGTTCCTGGAAATCGATTTCCATCAGCTGCCGCTGTCGTTGAACGAGGTCGACCTCGCCCACGGCTACACCCACTTCCTGAAGGCGTCCGGCGTCATCGATCCGCACGCGGCGCTGTTCTGGGAGCCGATCAACCCGCGCTACGGCGTCCGCTTCGTCATCCAGCCGAAGAGCAAGGACGATCCGCGTATCGCCCAGTTCGTCAAGATCTACCAGTCCGCGCCCGAGGTCCGCGCCGTCCTCGATCGGCAGTATGACGATCTCTATGTTCGCCTTTGGGAAACGGAGTGATGGACGCTCTGACCTTCGGTGTCAGGCCCGGCGAGCCGGGCATTCTCGAAGACTCGCACATCGTCGTCGAAGGCCTGACCAAGCGCTATCCCGCAGCCCCGGAACCCGCACTGATCGATGTCAGCCTCGCAGTCCGGCGGGGCGAGATATTCGGGGTAATCGGA from Blastochloris tepida includes:
- a CDS encoding MetQ/NlpA family ABC transporter substrate-binding protein, whose amino-acid sequence is MPAPLGNAVPIADKDHTMKAFKTFKGMIALISALGMLASPALAESRSGPLRVGTNAAFAPPLEAAVEVAKTKGLEVTLIEFTDPVTPNTSLANGEIDVNYFQHAPFLDVVKKARGFDLEPAAVGIANRTGLFSKKYKSLDEIPVGARVALAGDPINFGRGLELLETAGLIKLRPDHGPQVNIDAVIDNPKQLKFLEIDFHQLPLSLNEVDLAHGYTHFLKASGVIDPHAALFWEPINPRYGVRFVIQPKSKDDPRIAQFVKIYQSAPEVRAVLDRQYDDLYVRLWETE